The following is a genomic window from Defluviimonas aquaemixtae.
ATGTACCGAAGCCGCGGTTCGCAGCCTTGCGCCGGCTGCGGTTGGGCGCCGACGTGCTCGATGATGCGATCGTCGTGACCTTCGCAAAGGGTGCGAGCTTCACCGGCGAAGAAAGCGCAGAGCTTCAGCTTCACGGGGCGACCGCGACGGTCAGCGCCGTACTGGGCGCGCTGGCTGGCATGGCGGGGCTACGACTGGCGGAGCCCGGGGAATTCACCCGGCGCGCGCTAGAGAACGGCAGGCTGGACCTCGCGCAGGTCGAGGGACTAGCAGACCTTATCGAATCGGAGACCGAAGCTCAGCGCAGGCAGGCCATGCGCGTCCTGTCGGGTCAGGTTGGCGAACGGGCGGAGGGCTGGCGCCGTGACTTGATCCGCGCAGCCGCACTGCTTGAGGCGACGATCGACTTCGCAGACGAGGACGTGCCGGAAGATGTCGGGCCAGAAGTGGTGGCCTTGCTGACAGGTGTCGAGGCCAAGTTGCGGCGCGAGATCGCCGGCTTCGGTGCGGCGGAACGCATCCGGGAAGGGTTCGAAGTCGCGATTGTCGGGCAGCCTAACGCAGGGAAGTCAACGTTGCTAAATGCGCTCGCCGGTCGCGAAGCAGCGATCACCTCCGAGGTCGCGGGAACAACTCGCGATGTCATCGAAGTGCGGATGGATTTGTCCGGCCTGGCCGTGACGTTCCTCGACACTGCGGGTCTGCGCCAGACGGAAGACCTGGTCGAGGGGATTGGCGTACGGCGGGCGCTCGAGCGTGCCCGGCAAGCCGATTTACGCGTGTTCCTGGTCGAAGCCTCCGGGACCGGCATGCTGGAGCCTGGTGCGAGCGACATCATCGTTCGCGCCAAGGCGGATCTCTTGGCGGAGAGCGTGGATATGCTCGGGGTGTCCGGCAAGACCGGCGCGGGTCTCGGCGAATTGATCGCGTTGATCGGCGAGCGTCTGTCCGCACGTGTGGCTTCGGCTGGCGTAATCACACGCGTACGCCACAAATCCGCGATTGAAAATGCGCTGAAGGCTATGGAATCAGCGCGACTTGAGATAAGCAAAGGACCCGACCGGATTGAATTTGCCGCTGAGAACGTCAGGGCGGCGACGCGCGCCCTTGATTCGCTTGTCGGCCGTGTCGATGTGGAGCATTTGTTGGATGAGATCTTCTCGAGTTTCTGCATCGGTAAGTGAGGAGTGTTTCACGTGAAACATTTCGATGTCGTGGTAATCGGAGGCGGACATGCCGGAACCGAGGCGGCCCATGCGGCCGCCCGCATAGGCGTGTCCGTTGCTCTTGTGACGCTCAGGCGCGATGCAATCGGAGTGATGTCCTGCAACCCTGCGATCGGCGGTCTGGGTAAGGGTCATCTGGTGCGAGAGATCGATGCCTTGGATGGCGTCATGGGCCGCGTCGCCGACCGCGCTGGCATCCAGTTCCGGCTGCTCAATCGCCGGAAAGGGCCCGCAGTGCAGGGCCCCCGAGCGCAGGCCGACCGAAAGCTATATCGCACGGCCATGCTTGCGGAAACCGAGCGTATGCCGGGCCTTTCGATTGTGGAAGGCGAAGTGACCGATCTGCGCATGGAGGCAGATCGAGTTACTGGTGTCGTGTTGAATGGCGGCGCCGAGATTTTCGCCGGTGCCGTTGTCCTGACGTCCGGAACGTTCCTGCGCGGCGTGATTCACATAGGCGACCAGCGTTGGTCGGGCGGGCGCATGGGAGACAAGCCATCGATCGCGCTCGCGCAGCGCGTCGAGGCGCTCGGCCTGCCGTTGGGGCGCCTGAAGACGGGCACACCGCCAAGGCTGGACGGGCGCACGATCGACTGGGACGGTCTCGCGAAACAGACAGGCGATGATTGCCCGGCAATGTTTTCGTTTCTGAACGACCGGCCCTTCGCGCGCCAGATCAGCTGCGGCATCACCTACACGAAT
Proteins encoded in this region:
- the mnmE gene encoding tRNA uridine-5-carboxymethylaminomethyl(34) synthesis GTPase MnmE, which gives rise to MDTIYALASARGKSGVAVIRISGPGAWGAVALLAGDVPKPRFAALRRLRLGADVLDDAIVVTFAKGASFTGEESAELQLHGATATVSAVLGALAGMAGLRLAEPGEFTRRALENGRLDLAQVEGLADLIESETEAQRRQAMRVLSGQVGERAEGWRRDLIRAAALLEATIDFADEDVPEDVGPEVVALLTGVEAKLRREIAGFGAAERIREGFEVAIVGQPNAGKSTLLNALAGREAAITSEVAGTTRDVIEVRMDLSGLAVTFLDTAGLRQTEDLVEGIGVRRALERARQADLRVFLVEASGTGMLEPGASDIIVRAKADLLAESVDMLGVSGKTGAGLGELIALIGERLSARVASAGVITRVRHKSAIENALKAMESARLEISKGPDRIEFAAENVRAATRALDSLVGRVDVEHLLDEIFSSFCIGK